From the genome of Lujinxingia vulgaris:
CACCGCCGATCAGCGTGACCTCGCGAATGCCGAGTTTTGCGAGCTGATCGACAACCTCCAGGCACTCCTTCGTGCTGAGCTCGTCCGGGCGCGCTTTGCCGGCGCGGGAGCCGCAGTGTCGGCACCCGAGGTCGCAGGCCAGGGTGATTTCCCAGACGCAGTAGAGGGGCGTGCCCCGCTCCAGATCTTCAGGCGTTACTGCGCGAACCGGGCGTCGTGCTCGGGGCTTAGTCGTTATCGTCGTCATCGCCATCCTTATCCGTGTCGGTCTCGGCGAAAGGGTCCGTATCGGTGTCAAAGAGAGGGTCGGTCGGGCGAAGCATTCGCTCAAGATCGGCGGGCACGCCGTAGAGCGACATCGTCTCGGGGAAGGGGATGTGTGCTTCGGGGCTGGGGCTGGAATTGGGTTTCTCAAAAATTTTCAGTGCCGACAGGTCATTCTCGGTCTCACAAAAGGGACACGTCACCTGCGCGGCGTCGCGCTCCGTCCGCACGTGCGTGGCACACTCCGAGCAAATAACCAGCAATGTCTTTTTGTCGCCCATCGTGGCGCTCCTCCAACACATATTCAGCATCTTCAGCAGAAGAAAAAAGCGCCCGGTTCTGCGGGAACCGGGCGCTCACACGATGCCTTAGAGGCCCTCGTCGACCTCACCATCACCGGGCTCGGGACCGGCGTCCTCGACATCGCCGGGCACGCCGTAGACGTCGCCCTCAAGGTTCTCGTCGGGGACATCCCAGGCATCACCCGTATCACCTGCATCTTCCTGCTCGACGTCCGGCGAGGGATCGTCGACGTCCTCGCCGCCACAGGCCCCGAGGAGGGTGAGGCTGAGCGCCGAGGCGGCCGCGATGCCCGTGGTCCGCTGCGCCAGGCGCGCGACCGTGCCACGTGACTGCCGCGACTCTTGCGGCCCGAACGCCGTCGAACAGAAAGGACACTCGGCCTTGGGCGCGTCGCGCTCCACACGCACGTGCGACATGCACGAGGGGCAAGTGGCCAGAATCGTCGGTTTTTCGCTCATGGTGGCGCTCCTCCAAAAAATTTCAGTGACCATCAAAGGTACAGGTATTCGGTCCCCACGACCGACACGGTGTGCCCCAACCCGCTCGGAGTCACCGGTGCGTTGCGATGGGAGGACCCTAGAAAGGGGTAGGGGGCAAAAGCAAATGCTTTTTATGCGGGGCAGCCTCAGGTGGCGATCGAGGCTTCAACGTCGGGAATCCATGCCGGCATCGCGCCAGCGCTCGACGAGGCGAACAAACTTTTGCTGGTCGTTTTTGCTCACACCGGGCTCCATCTGGCTCACGCCCCAGACGCTCCCCGCCGCGATGGCGAGCGTTCCCGTACCCACCACCCCACCCCACTGGAAATACCCGCCACTTCCGACTACATCCTCCCCTGTCACAATGCTCTCCCTGCCCCCTTCCCCCTCACCCGCGACGCCCTCCATGCTCGACCTCCTGAACCACCGCACCCTGGCAGCCCAACGGCGCTTTTTGTTGCTCAACGCCCTGCCCATTCTTCTTTTGCTGCTGGGGCTGAAGAGCGCGCGAGTCTTCAAACGCGCGCAGCTTGAGGGAGTGCTCGGCGCGCTGGATCTTTTTAAATCGGAGCTGCTCTTCGGGTTGGGCTTTGCGCTCATCGGTGTCGCGTTGCTGGGGCTCGCGCGCTCGCCACGTATTCGCACCATCTCGCACTTTGCGCTGGGCGTGGTCGCCGCGCTGGTGGCGGCGGTCGAGATCGTGGCGCACCATTTTTATATGTCGACCGGCTCCACCCTGGACGCCTCGCTGTTGATGTTCTCGCTCAACAACTTCGACGAGACCTGGAACGTGGTCTCCAGCGAGGTGCCGGTGTGGACGCTGGGCGGGTTGATCGTGGCGGTCATCTTCTTTTTGCTCGGGCCGGCGCTTTTATCGCGAGGCAAGGTGCTGGAGCCGGCCCCGGAGGAGCGCTTGCCTTCCGGAGCGATGTTGGCCGGGTCTGTTTGCCTGATCGCGCTGGCGTGCACGCCGCCCCTGGCCGAGCCCTACGCGCCCTTTGCGCGGACCTCGGTGGTGAACCTGGGGATGAGCGCGCTTGATCTAAACGCCGATGATGACGTGGTGGTTGAAGCGCGTCCCGACCTCTCAAAAGCCTCATTGGTGCAATCCCCCCCCCCCGAAACCGGTAGACCGAAGCACGTCGCGCTGATCGTGCTGGAGTCGACCCGCGCCCGCTCGACCTCGGTCTATAATCCGGAACTCGCTACAACGCCCTTCCTTGCGGAGCTGGCCGAGAAGAGCCTGGTGGCCGAGCGCGCCCACGCCGTGGTGCCGCATACCTCCAAGGCGCTCGTGGCCACGCTCTGCGGCATCGAGCCGCGGCTGAACATGCCCATCACCGAGTCCTACCCGGGGGCGCTTCCGGCGCGCTGCCTGGCCGCGCTCCTTGGCGAGCAGGGCTACGCCACGGGCTTTTTCCAGTCGGCCACCGAGCATTTTGAGGGGCGGCGCCAGCTCATCGACAACATGGGCTATGACTACTTTTTGCCCGTCAACGAGATGGAGACCCGCGGCTTCGAGAAGGCCAACTATTTTGGTTATGAAGACGATATTATGCTCAAGCCCAGCCGGGCCTGGCTGAGCGAACAAAAACATCGCCCCACCTTTTTGACCTACCTGACCCTGACTCCGCACCACGACTATCTGGCCCCGGAGCGCTACGGGCATCACGACTTTGAGCCGGATGAGGAGCTCAACGACTACCACAACACCATCCGCTACGTGGACCACTTCGTGGCCAACGTGATGGCGCAGTACAAGGAGCTCGGCCTCTACGACGACACCCTCTTTGTGATCGTCGGCGACCACGGGGAGGGCTTTGGGGAACACGGCCGCCGCCAGCACGACAACGTGATCTACGAGGAGGGGCTGCACATCCCCATGATGCTCTACAGCCCGGCGCTCCCCGAGCTTGCGGGTCGAGTGCAACCCCCGGTCAGCCAGGTCGACCTTTTGCCCACCATCGCCTCGCTTCTCGGCTTTGATCTCGACGCCGACTACCCCGGCTTTGACCTTCGGGAGGCCCCGGTGGAGCGCTCCATCTTCTCGCATTGCTGGTACGAGCGCCGCTGCATGGCCAGCATCCGCGGCGACGACAAATACATCCACCACTTTGGCGCGCAGCCCGACGAGCGTTTTGACTTAGGCCGCGACCCTCTGGAGGCCACCTCCGTATTGACGCGCCATGACGATAACGCCGCGCGCGAGCGGGAGCTGCACACCTGGCGAGCCTCGGTCAACGCCTGGCATGAGCGGCACAGCCTGCAGCTTCTCGACGGCAAGATCCTCGACGCGATGCCCCCGGTGGAGCACGAGGTCAACGTGACCCTGGGTGAGTTTGCGCGCATCCGCGGCTACGCCCTCTCCACCGATGCGTTGCGCCCGGGGCGCAAGGCCACGATCACCTATGTATTTGAAGCCTTAAAGCCCATCCCCGAGGGCTGGCTGCTCTTTGTGCACGGTAACGGGCCCCATAAGACCAAAAACCTGGACCACGTCCCGGTCAACGGCCTCTACCCGCTGCACCGCTGGAAGCCCGGTCAGTTCATCGTCGACGAGCAGATCTTCCACGTGCCGCGCGACTGGCGCGATGGCGAGTTCAACCTGCGTCTCGGCATCTACCACCCCGAGGAGGGTCGTGTGGATGTGAGCGGTGATGTGCCGATCACCGATGATAAGCGGGCCACGCTCTTTACGGTGCCGGTGCGGCGCTGAGCACATCCGATGGCTTTTGTTTATGGATCGGGCGCTCCGACCGCCGCCAGGTTCCGGCGAGTGGCTTTGACGTGA
Proteins encoded in this window:
- a CDS encoding LTA synthase family protein — protein: MLDLLNHRTLAAQRRFLLLNALPILLLLLGLKSARVFKRAQLEGVLGALDLFKSELLFGLGFALIGVALLGLARSPRIRTISHFALGVVAALVAAVEIVAHHFYMSTGSTLDASLLMFSLNNFDETWNVVSSEVPVWTLGGLIVAVIFFLLGPALLSRGKVLEPAPEERLPSGAMLAGSVCLIALACTPPLAEPYAPFARTSVVNLGMSALDLNADDDVVVEARPDLSKASLVQSPPPETGRPKHVALIVLESTRARSTSVYNPELATTPFLAELAEKSLVAERAHAVVPHTSKALVATLCGIEPRLNMPITESYPGALPARCLAALLGEQGYATGFFQSATEHFEGRRQLIDNMGYDYFLPVNEMETRGFEKANYFGYEDDIMLKPSRAWLSEQKHRPTFLTYLTLTPHHDYLAPERYGHHDFEPDEELNDYHNTIRYVDHFVANVMAQYKELGLYDDTLFVIVGDHGEGFGEHGRRQHDNVIYEEGLHIPMMLYSPALPELAGRVQPPVSQVDLLPTIASLLGFDLDADYPGFDLREAPVERSIFSHCWYERRCMASIRGDDKYIHHFGAQPDERFDLGRDPLEATSVLTRHDDNAARERELHTWRASVNAWHERHSLQLLDGKILDAMPPVEHEVNVTLGEFARIRGYALSTDALRPGRKATITYVFEALKPIPEGWLLFVHGNGPHKTKNLDHVPVNGLYPLHRWKPGQFIVDEQIFHVPRDWRDGEFNLRLGIYHPEEGRVDVSGDVPITDDKRATLFTVPVRR